In the genome of Dermacentor silvarum isolate Dsil-2018 chromosome 1, BIME_Dsil_1.4, whole genome shotgun sequence, one region contains:
- the LOC119444957 gene encoding wiskott-Aldrich syndrome protein homolog, with translation MHREQVPLRDFQTAFRFHSNEAVENRGFMLRVRQVACGDNGGSLFDRGSSPPQYPHHPALGAGAPPPAGGHPLGPAMFTPSGDPTFYPPSRGLPGGAPPPALGRPALSGAPLGPPSYPVPPPLSPPGGGPGRGQCDRALNEPYFELRSTDLGTRDLDCRCDGESTCSFLYIPGA, from the exons ATGCATCGAG AGCAAGTGCCACTGCGAGACTTTCAAACCGCGTTCCGGTTTCACTCGAACGAGGCCGTCGAGAACCGAGGATTCATGCTCCGCGTGCGCCAGGTGGCCTGCGGGGACAACGGTGGCTCGCTGTTCGACCGTGGCTCATCCCCGCCCCAATACCCGCACCACCCAGCACTCGGAGCCGGGGCCCCGCCGCCGGCCGGCGGACATCCCCTGGGTCCGGCCATGTTCACGCCGTCCGGGGACCCAACCTTCTACCCGCCCTCTAGAGGACTTCCAG GCGGAGCGCCTCCGCCGGCTCTGGGACGTCCCGCGCTCAGCGGCGCTCCATTGGGACCTCCCTCGTACCCGGTGCCTCCTCCGCTGTCACCTCCCGGCGGCGGGCCAGGCCGAGGCCAGTGCGACCGAGCCTTGAACGAGCCCTACTTCGAGCTTCGGAGTACAGACCTAGGCACGCGGGACCTTGACTGCAGGTGCGACGGCGAAAGCACATGCTCCTTCCTATACATTCCCGGTGCTTAG